The genomic region AATCCTCTGTAGACCagaccgtctcatttcgtagactGCTCGGTTCAGCCTTCATGGTCTACGAAGGACTCGGCCTCCAAAGACCACGAAGGCtgcgtcctccgaaggctgcagcccctgaattgagacacagctattGACTATATACaacaggaagtgggcggggtaacgagacacaggtggaatcactaaaggccctgtcacacatatccgtatggcggaaacgtatgccggcgcatacgaaatatcggctatacgctggtgtgcgtcgaTATAAATTATGGGTATGTTGGACATAAGTAATATTCGTGAGGAACATGGCGTTTTTACGCTGGGGTACtgtgttgaacgctgaagccGTAAACATGTGTCAAGCATGTCAAAGTCACGTAAATCGATATACGTgacgtgaaccctacagccaacttattgataccGGGTGGACAACCTAATTGTTAGCCATGCATAAATTATGTCTGACGTCTCTGTCGTATCTGCAACATATTTAGACATATGAAAGGGCCATATTTCTGGCGTGTTCAGTGTTTCGTCTGCGGCCTTTGAACGATCACGTGACCCATGCCTATAAATATGGTGCCAATCCCGTCACAGAAACCACATTACCCAAGCAGTCAACATGCGACCCAAGAGGACCGTGAAAATGGGAAAGGTGGCCGAGAAAGCACCCAGGGGCCCAGGTAGAGGAAAGGGCAAGAGGGGCAAGAGGACCAAGCCACCATCTCCACCGTCCTCTGCATCATCACCATTAACATCCTCCTCCAGAGGCCGCAAAGAGTCTCCGTCTCCTTCCCGTGAGTCTTCTGTCGCCTCCAACTCCTCTGTGCAGCCCCAGGAGgcgacaaagaggaagagggccAAGAAGTCGGACTTCTCATTGTCCGTTGACCATGAGGAGATGATGCTGGAGTTCCTCAGGGAGAATCCCATCATCTGGGACTGCAAGAGGAGTGACTACAGGAGGGCGGACAAGAAGAGCAATCTGTGGGAAGACCAGGCTGCACTCATGGGCAGAACCGGTAAGATAATATTGTTGTGTTGACGTTTATCATTAACATATAAACATGTCATTAGACCAGTGGTCTTCAAACTTTCTGTGCCAAGGACCTGTGTTCAGGTGACCTGAACACACCACCACCCAACAACAGGGAGGATGAGTGACTGTGTACAGGTGTTGCCAGGGATTCCATTATTGTATATGTGCcattataatatgttcattgtAATAAAAGTTGTTGAATGGCTGTAATCCTTTCTTTTCACTATTTAAAACTGTCAATGTATTACCAATACCTATTCCAATCTTTTCTACATTGATATGTTCgtcataacatatacatacattaaacgTAGCTTGTAGTTCAGACTTCAATGTGGTGTCCTTTACAGTTAATCCAAATTGCATAAGTGTCTCTTTCCTgttaatatatagacatataatgacattgtccaaacaataataataaccgTAATAACACGGGGTTAGAtagatttattcatattttattcatacataaTACTGTCATACAAACGTGtgtggtcaacatgtcaaaatgttcatATCCTAGATCATCCTGTATTGCCACGGAACTGCACCGCCTGGTGAGTTCACCCAGTGTTTGATGagctccctctgtgtctttccGTCCATGGAGGCGGTGTTGGGTGGTCcagacactgtctgtgtgtcctctaggTTCTGGCCTAGTCTCCATGCACCTGGGACATAATTGTGGTTAGTGTTCTCTGCACGGTCAAGCTGCTGGTTTTGGAGCCGTGGGTGCTGCATCCTCATCATGTTGTGCAGGATGACGCATGTGGTGACGATGAGCTTCACAGTGGACGGGTGATGCTGCATGGTACTCAGCAGGACCTGGAAGCGGTTTGACAGGATGCCGAATGCATTCTCTACTACTCTCTTGGCACGGGAAAGCCTGTAGTTAAAGATCCTTTACTCCTTTGTCAAACCCCGCTGCCCGTACAGCTTCATCATGTAGTGGCATAGGGCGATCCAGAAGTAGGGCACATTCTGGGTGCCGTTGGGCATAGGATCCGGGTCAGGGAAACCTATTGTACCATTCTCGGTGCCTTCCTTCAGCTCACAGTGGTTGTAGATCTGAGCGTCTGACGCTGACCCCATACCTGCAAATACAGAATAACAAAAGTGTTACCTCAAGCAGTAGATAGGACTATAGGCTCACAACACATATTCAGCAATCATAAATTGTGTGATTCATATTGCAAATACCCACCACCGACATCTGCCCAGATGAACTTGTAGTCCGAATCTACAAGTCCCATCAGAACAATGGAGTAGAATCCTTTGTAGTTGTAGTACATGGACCCACTGTTCGGAGGACACCGGCACGCAATGTGCTTCCCATCAAGTGCCCCTAAGGTGTGGGGGAAGTTCCACTTGGTGTGGAACTCGTTGGAAATGGCGCGCCATCCATCAGGAGTGGTGGGGCAGCTCATCACCTCCTCCAGGTATTCATCAATAATTGCCTGGCACACCTCTCGGACGATGAGTGACTGGGTGTTGTGAGGGACCCTCCAGCCAAACTTCATCGATGCATATCTGCTCCCAGAGGCAAGGTGACGGAGAGTCAGGGCAAGCTTCAGGCCAGGCTCGATCGGCGCCCTGTACCAGGTATGCTGCTGGGACCCACTCTGGCTAGCAGCTCGTCGAACATCTCGGGGGGCATCCACATGAAGTTGGTGAAGGAGGCGTGGTCCTCGTTCCGGAGCTCCAGCAGAAGACGGTCGTATATGCCATACTGCCGTCGCCTACCGATCCATGCTCTGATCCAGATCCTCCTCCgttgccctcttctcctccttctcctactGGCGCGGAGCTGGAAAAGCGCCAATTTGTttacatcatgctgatgctggagaacggctaggaTGTACCCCTGACGCATCCTTTccgcatcctccatgctctctgattctgggttgatgtattcagcaagacgtgctgtgaagaagtgaggatgagctactcaccgGGACCCTATTTATACTCCAACCCCAATACGATCCAGaaatgctagctgtactgtagaaacatgtttaataggTCACTCCGTCGTCACGAATGGGTTATCCACTCATTATCAATAAATCGGCTGTTGGGTTCACCGTCACGTATATcaacgtatatgtatatatatacgacTGTCGTACCTCTGACGTAATCACGTATGTCTTACGTAACTTTCCTTATGTATGAAATTATGACCCATACGTTGGGTACATCAgaatattttgaacatgctcaaaatatgtttatggcttcagcgttcaacacCATTCCCCAGCGTAACACGGCGTGTTCCTCgcgaatactacttatgtccaACATACCCCTAATGTATATCGACACACACCAGCGTAATGCCGTgtatttcgtatacgccggcattcgtttccgccatacggaccTGTGTGGCAGAACCATTACGTTATATATTAGTTGAATACGTTTTGTGCAAGTATGGgatatgttatgtatgcgtaTCAATCTGTTAGACATACTGTGTacgttcaaatcaaatcaattcccggtgtccagcaggaccagggccgCAGGCGCAACCACGATTCCTGAttctgacgtaaactttatcagtggcaacctgccacataagatacagaaactccggggatgataccccggatgatgagctagtaacatacatttacataaatgcatgcagatagagagggagaagaagagagggaggggaggagagaggaagagaaggaagagagcagggaggtgtcccccggcagtctaagcctatagcagcataactaggggctgatccaggggaaacctgagccagccctaactataagctttatcaaaaaggaaagtctttagcctactcttaaatgtggagagtgtgtctgcctcccgaacacaaactggaagctggttccactggagaggagcatgatagctgaaggctctggctcccattgtactcttagagactctaggaactacaagtaaccctgcagtctgggagcacaatgctctagttggtttataaggtactatgagatctttaagatatgctggagcctgaccattaattgctttgtaagtcaggagaaggattttgaattctattctgtattttaccgggagccagtgcagagcagcttatacaggagtaatatgatcctgttttcttgttcttgtcaatatacgtgccgctgcattttggatcaactgaagagtcttaagcgactttttggaacaacctgataacaatgagttgcagtaatccagccttgaagtaacaaatgcatggactagtttttctgcatcattttgagacaggatgtgtcttatttttgcaatgttacgtagatgaaagaaggcagtccttgagatttgttttatgtgggagttaaaagacagatcctgatcaaagatgacaccaagattccttacagtggtgctggaggccaaattaatacCATCCaaagcttctatgtcattagaaaatgtgttttggaggcgtttagggccaagtataataacttcagttttgtctgtttaacatcaacattgcaagacatccaagtttttatgtccttaaggcttgaagtttagccaattgattagtttcatctggtttaattgaaagatataattgggtatcatccgcataacaatgaaagtttatatagtggttccttataatattgcccaaaggaagcatatataaggtgaatagaatcggtccaagtacagaaccctgcggaactccaagactgactttgcctgtcatggaggatttattgttaacatgtacaaattgagatcgctcagataaataggacttgaaccagcttagtgcggttccttttatgccaacacaatgttccagtctctgtagtagaatgtcctgatcaacagtgtggaaagcagcactgaggtctaacaagacaagaacagagacaagtcctttgtctgatgccaatagaaggtcattgagGAGGgatcctcagttgctctccctgaggtttcttccatttttccccctttaattatggggtttcttttaggaagtttttccttgtgcgatttatatagcccaatatcacaaattatacatttgccTCAGtatgctttacagactgtacaggttacgacaccctctgtccttagaccctctgtccttagaccctcgcatcgcacaaggaaaaacttcctaaaagaaaccccacaattaaagggggaaaaatggaagaaacctcagggagagcaactgaggagggatccctctcccagaacggacagacgtgcaatagatgtcgtgtgtacaggataaacaacataatacaaatacaacacttgacagaaattatgttgtgttgaaacaaCGCACTTAATGTTAACACGTTAACATCCATCAGGACTGTGAACATGTTATTTGTCACTACCAGATATATGAAACACACGGAGGATAACTGAAGGAGTTAATTGTGGGCTGCAAGTTTTGCATCTAAAGAATTCATTTAGTATTGAGGAAGGAAAATATAAAGCCttgtttgagtttttttaatgttctggGTTAATTAAGAGAATTcttttttattgatattttttatCCTAGTCTTAATCGCGGGTACACACTCCAGCATagtaggtggcggtaatgcGCCTAAAACGCTAGAGTGCCAGCCaccaataaagaaaaagaaaaagaagaggataTCGCGATACTTGATTCAGTGGGAGTTTGTTTCCTTTGTGTGGAGCGGAGAGCAGCTAACGCGTAGCAACTAATCTATCGTTCTTACAGCCCCTTTGTTAGTGTAGCATCAGCTCAACCTCCGTGAATCGGTATAACAGACTGTGTGTAACCTTTCCGACACATTTACAGGTAAGAAATATAACGTTAGCACATAGCTGCCGCTGTTAGCCTCAAACAGCGCCGTTAGCCGCAAAGCCTCTTTGTTTGACCGGCCGCAGTGCTAACATGTGGCTAACGGtggctgttagcagttagcgcAGTAGCCTCACATTTCTCATCAGTTTTAACTGAAACTAACCCTCAACCGTCCACCGGAGTCAGCCGCTTCTACTCTGATGTCCGCAGAACCATCtgctttaaagacatttgaatgAATCATACATTTATCCCTTGCTGATTCAGGTgaaaaccgatgatttgtgatTAACTGTAaaacacgcacgcactcacTGTATATATAACGTCACGGTATATTGTATAGGTGGGCCTACACTAACAATAAAAACTTCTTATAAAGTTAGTTAACTATAAACTAACTCCTCATGGTTCCATGAACATGTTGAGCTGCTAAGGTACTTTGTGTTATAAAATGCTAGacaaaactttattgatttttaaaattaATGAACTTGTCAGAGCTCACCTGTcaaactaaacaattaattatATCCACAAAGAAAGCAATCATTTGCACATCATATAATGGCTAACCcgtttatataatgttatactgtatgtgatgcACACAGTATAAACGGTATACATGCtgcaatgtttttacttttctttgcatctgataaaatacagcaatttaataaatgtaacaaaactGCTGCACTTAAATAAACACTGCTTTTGTCAGTTTCTTCAGTAGATTAGTAGTatctgttttaaataatatacaaacaaCACTTAGTGTTAGGATACTTGGTAATgaaacattaatgtttttatcgGTGCACCATAACCCTGAGACGCGTGCTGATGTACAAATAACAATgttatttaatgttaaaaagacaaacagcctGATATTCTGACAGAAGTGACTTTCAGTGTGAATATTTGAAGCAATAAATACGGTGAGATGGTACAGGCGGTTTAACCACAACAATGTCACATGGCCTTGTTGGTTGGACAGATGTTTAGTTTATGTTGGTCCTGTCTCCCCCCACCTCACCTGTCTCACCCTCCCAGCCTTCTCTTAGACGCAGTGAACACCTGAGTTGTCTCCATGGCACTGAGACGAGGACACATCCGATACCTGAAGGTACGTCCATCAATAACCAATCacacataagtgtgtgtgtgtgtgtgtgtgtaacacgtgtgtgtgtcctgtaggtgtgtgttgtatgtgtaacacgtgtgtgtgttcttttcaGGTGTGTGAGGTGCAGACGTCTCAGAGTGATGTCAGAGACAGTCAGCACGTCTCTAAAGGAGCCGTTGGAAAGGTGAGTTCTGTTCTCTGTTTGGCTGATCTGTATTCGTCCTCACTATTGTAAAatcagaatcttttttattgccaagtaagtttgcacctacaaggaatttgctgtggTACGGAGGTGCTAATTGTCAACTATATATACTAAAATTaacattatatacaaaatatagacagaaccccgccctttgcaaaacggagcgaaggagagaatgtgaaagcgcaaagtagacagtacaaactgaaacgtgcacataaattagatcaatagcattaGCGTTtagtatatttaataaaagagcacctgtcaatgtgaaaagtgagttgtgaataaaaaatatattttaaaaaacatttcgagaaagaaaaaaaaacaccttgaatttcacaCGGGGGGTTCCGTTGGCGGGGCTCCGTGCCGGACTCGGTGCTGACAGAACCTTCCTACAAGCAGCTGAAATCATATGGTTGAAATCAAAAAACCCTGACGACCTCCTgacctttcaaactcttctctcttcttctatttctgAAGCAAAAAGCTCTTCAACCCATAGAAactcttctctatctcctcGACCCCCTcagtcctccacctccttcttaCCTTTTGCCACTTTATCAACTActtcttaaaaaaaatagaCGACACGCTCTTCATTTTCCAACTTACTAAGTGACCACCCCCCCCTCCAAATGAAGGTCTAACCCTCGTTACCTCTGCCCCCActccacctgccctctggaccctgtcccctctcaccttctccagtctatcgGACTTTCTcaccatctcatcaacactttctGAACAACTGGCTGCTTCCCAACTGTCTTAAAGAGGCAGCAGTGAGCCCCCCCAAGCGTCTTCAGTCGACTTTCGTCTTACCTTCagcagaacaaccttcttgatccgcaccaatctggtttcaaggctcCACTCAGCTGAGACTGTCCTCGCtctcactgaggaacttcacactgctagagcggcccccccctcctctgttcatccttctggacctttctgctgcgttccacacagtgaaccaccagatcctcctctacaccctccaagaactggagtctcaggctctgctctctccctgctgaaTCCTACCTGAAGGACCTACAGGGTAACatggagaggggctctgtcggacccttgTCAACTCATCCCCGtggtacctcagggctccgtcctgggtcccctcctcttttcactgtcaTTTACTCTtgtggcttctcctaccacagctatgcAGACAACACTCAACTGATTTTGTCTGTCTCCCGGTCTGAAACCATGTGGAGACAgatctctgcttgtctggctgatatctctcagtggatggccGCACGTCACTTGAAGCTCAACCTCTACAAGACCGAACTGCTTTTCCTTTtggggaagggctctcccatcccaGACCTCAACAtcaccatcaacatcggcacctctgttgtttccccaaCTCAGACTGCAAGGAATCTAGGTGTGACGCTGGACGACCAagtgtccttcagtgccaacatcgctgcaacaacccgctcctgcagacacactctttacaacatcaggaggacacatcctcATATTTTGAGGACAGGTCTGACAATATGTCCAACTGAGTCTTGTTCTGAAAACGTTCATATGATTAACACAGTGCATTGTTCATGATAATGTCAtgtgaaaatgttacattttaaagttaccTTGAGTGGACCAGAGACGACTTTTTCCTTGAAAGAAGCCCATTCACAAAGGACTGTGTCGAAATCGACATGGGAACAAAACTTCCCCACCAGTgtcctcaggtgtgtgtgtgtgtggtgtcataAGGGAGTGTAGCTGCTTGTGGACCCAGTATTCCAAAAGCAGCTAAGACTCCAACCTCACTGAACCGCCTCTCAAGATGGGCAATCAGGCCATCCAAATAAGGATCCATCACTTCATCAACAGGTGGGGAAAAGATGTCAGTATACTATTTAGTCTGAATTGAAGTTACATCAATGAAGTCAGCCAAAAGCTACATCATCATACCtggcctcttcttcctctctcctgttcgGCAGAGATGCTGAATGCACCCAGTCCCAAAGGGTTATCAAGACTTTGGTTCAGTGTGGCCAAGTGTGAGCCAGGTTGATGACCCCTAGAATCTTTGATGCCTTTTATTAAGGCCAGTGTGACAGGGACCTAGGAAATTAACCGAATTGACTCAGATGACAAGATAAATTGTGGTAACCtatgtttgtgtaaaataaacatgaagTTAAAATATTGCAGCTGATTTGGGTTATTAAATAACCTGCTCTTTGATTGCCAGGAACATGACGTCCTTCTTTTGAAAGATCTTGGAGAGACGTGCCAGGTGAGGTAGCACATCGGCTTGCAGGTGGAGGGCGGCAATGAAACGATAGGTGGCAAGGAATGAGTAGAGTCCCTTAGCAGTAGGACATTTGCGGACCTCTACTTCCTCTGCCAATTCTCCCAGTACAGCAGTGATGTTTTTCATGAGGTTTTTTACAGCCTCATGTTGAGAGAGCCATCGTGTATCCTTTACTTGCTAATAATGACAGATAAAacagttgtttaaaaaaataaaggaattaaTATGGTATAAATATTCAAATCTcaatttatttgaggttttaaatatttaccttcactttcagctcacacacaccGAGAACGTCTGCAGCTGCCTTTAGAGAAACAGAGCGGTTTGCACTATTCCGGAAGTACAGGTGGAGATGCTCTAAGTGGTCTCTGAATGTTGCCATGTAATGCACATCTTCTGATGCGTCCTTACAGGCTAGAGCCAGCCTATGTGCAGCACAATGGACACTGAGGAGCCATGGCCATTCGTCTGACAGCAGTTTTGTGACCCTATTTTGTTTTCctattgaatatatttgttaatgaatttaacaagaaacaaaatattcaaaatcCAGTTTAATTACATACAAAAAACTTGTATACGTATTGAAATTGTATTTGTCGATGAACTATTACACTTTGATTACGCTTACCTTACATGGATGTCCAGTTGTctgcacacagagacatctgTGGTCTCATCTATTTCCACGCCAATCGCTTTTGACTGAGCAATGTCCCTTAATGCTCAATTACCGTTGCAAGAATTTCCAACATGTCATCTATTATTCTATGAGATCTGTAGTTGGTGGTCTTGGAAATTTGAAGAATTGTTGgaacattttacattcaaagaTGCTGGACATTTAAATGCATATGATTCTTAAACTAATTTATTACTATGccataaaaacatacaattgaTTGTCAATATAACTAGATCttaaaactaacaaaaaaatacaaaacatattttttaacacatttaataagaagAAAAGCATACATTAAGCTTGTCGAAATGGGTGCAACCTAAAAGATTAGCCAGTTGCAGCAAGGCTGGATAGTTTGTGTGGTGGGCTATGTCATGCTTAATGAGCCAGTATAAGCACTTGAATGCGCCCACCACAGCCTCGTGCTCCAGCACAACTGTTGGCTCAAATGACGCAAGGCCGGTTTTGCCTGAAATTAAATAGATCATCATTATCAAGGAGCACAACATGTTATTgatgaaattatattttaaataaaatatataatttttagcATGTCAGTGACTTGCACTGACATGCTATTTGGTGATGGTCAGATGCCATATGTTGATCAAGTTTGTCCTTTCTGTAGGACTGGCAGGGTGACTCTATAAAGATCCGGGTCTGCCTTCCTCTCGCAACCCCCTGTTTGTGTTGCCTATATATCCGGCAGAACATTCctaaaaccaaaaaagaaaactgaaataattCCCCATTCATTCTCTATGCACTGTATTTTACTGATTTATTAATTGGTGTATTTAGgtatttatcaatttatttatttacccagATCAGTTTTGTAGATCCAGGAGTATTTCTTCTCCAACAACCAAGTTTCGTCAAAGCCTGTCACCCTGTGACCAGACCTGTGCTGCTTTTCAGGGTGTGCAGTTTCTTCAGGAGAGTTGTGTTCAGGACTAGCAGAAGAGCTGCTAGCCCTCTGGCTGGTCTGAGTAGCAGAGCTAATATTAGCATCACTGGTGGTTGAATCAGACTGTGTACGTTTAaaaaaacgtggatattttcgcctgTGTGTCCAAACGTTGTGGTCGACGTTGCTCGACGTCGACGTTTATAATTAATTtgttggattttttactttttttacactttcctccgctctgtctctgagtgtgtgcgcacgtgtttgtgtgtcgggagcgagcGGAGCCCTGCCGTTCgcgaaacagaaaaaaaaccaCCTGAAAAGGCAAggcaatggtaggggaaacactgagtgtgtgtgtgtgtgtgtgtgtgtgtgtgtgtgtgtgtgtgtgtgtgtgtgtgtgtgtgtgtgtgtgtgtgtgtgtgtgtgtgtgtgtgtgtgtgtgtgtgtgtgtgtgtgtgtgtgtgtgtgtgtgtgtgtgtctcaggagCTGTATGATAACGGCTACAGTGAGCAGATGATGGAGGACGACGACTCGAGGACAAACCTCATCGTGAACTATTTGCCACAGAGCATGAGTCAGGACGAACTGCGCAGCCTGTTCAGCAGCGTGGGCGACGTCGAATCGGCCAAACTCATCCGGGACAAAGTGGCAGGTAATTTCCTCACTAATACAGTACTCAGTAGTACAGTACTCAGTAATACACAAGTAATACACTACTCAGTAGTACAGTACTCAGTAGTACAGTACTCAGTAATACACAAGTAATACAGTACTCAGTAGTACAGTACTCAGTAGTACAGTACTCAGAAATACACCAGTAATACAGTACTCAGTAATACACTACTCAGTAATACACCAGTAATAGACTACTCAGTAGTACAGTACTCAGT from Cottoperca gobio unplaced genomic scaffold, fCotGob3.1 fCotGob3_381arrow_ctg1, whole genome shotgun sequence harbors:
- the LOC115005857 gene encoding ELAV-like protein 1-B, with protein sequence MALRRGHIRYLKVCEVQTSQSDVRDSQHVSKGAVGKEHDVLLLKDLGETCQELYDNGYSEQMMEDDDSRTNLIVNYLPQSMSQDELRSLFSSVGDVESAKLIRDKVAGHSLGYGFVNFVNANDAERAISTLNGLRLQSKTIKVSFARPSSDMIKDANLYISGLPRTLSQQDLEDMFTRFGHIINSRVLVDQAS